From the Amycolatopsis thermoflava N1165 genome, one window contains:
- a CDS encoding DUF6510 family protein, translating into MSEPFEDGNVLAGPAGEIFAVDITAATTRCVACGRVDAVASLRVYRHAPGLVARCAGCDAVVLKLVRGPDAAWLDLTGTSSLRVPLPGA; encoded by the coding sequence ATGAGCGAGCCCTTCGAAGACGGCAACGTCCTGGCCGGCCCGGCCGGCGAGATCTTCGCCGTGGACATCACCGCCGCCACGACCCGCTGCGTGGCCTGCGGCCGCGTCGACGCGGTCGCGTCGCTGCGCGTCTACCGGCACGCGCCGGGCCTGGTGGCCCGTTGCGCCGGCTGCGACGCGGTGGTGCTGAAGCTGGTGCGCGGCCCGGACGCGGCGTGGCTGGACCTCACCGGGACGTCCAGCCTGCGGGTGCCGCTGCCCGGAGCCTGA
- a CDS encoding class I SAM-dependent methyltransferase gives MANEDEARDWNGDTGRYWADHAEHYDAMLAHLTPHLLDAARIEPGERVLDIGCGCGTTTLLAAGRGAAVLGADLSGPMLAVARERAAGVDGVRFEQADVQVHDFGAGSFDLALSRFGVMFFDDPLAAFTNVTRALRPGGRLAFLCWQDLRENEHRVLALDAIAPHVDTADAVPPGPGPFSFAQPGYLRELLTGAGLTGIAVDDVRAPVRLGADAAAAADFLRRGAMLRTIFGRYPAETVERAVAALTEALVPHETPDGVLLGAATWLVTARRP, from the coding sequence ATGGCCAACGAGGACGAGGCACGCGACTGGAACGGCGACACCGGCCGCTACTGGGCCGACCACGCCGAGCACTACGACGCGATGCTCGCGCACCTGACCCCGCACCTCCTCGACGCCGCCCGGATCGAGCCGGGCGAGCGGGTCCTCGACATCGGCTGCGGGTGCGGCACCACCACGCTGCTCGCGGCCGGGCGGGGCGCGGCCGTCCTCGGCGCGGACCTGTCCGGCCCGATGCTCGCCGTGGCGCGGGAGCGCGCCGCCGGGGTCGACGGGGTGCGGTTCGAGCAGGCTGACGTGCAGGTCCACGACTTCGGCGCCGGCTCGTTCGACCTCGCGCTCAGCCGGTTCGGGGTGATGTTCTTCGACGACCCGCTCGCCGCCTTCACCAACGTCACGCGGGCGCTGCGGCCGGGCGGGCGGCTGGCGTTCCTGTGCTGGCAGGACCTGCGCGAGAACGAGCACCGCGTGCTGGCGCTGGACGCGATCGCCCCGCACGTCGACACCGCCGATGCCGTCCCGCCCGGCCCCGGCCCGTTCTCGTTCGCCCAGCCGGGCTACCTGCGCGAGCTGCTCACCGGCGCGGGGCTGACCGGCATCGCCGTGGACGACGTCCGGGCGCCGGTCCGGCTCGGCGCCGATGCCGCGGCGGCGGCCGATTTCCTGCGCCGCGGCGCGATGCTGCGGACGATCTTCGGGCGCTACCCGGCGGAGACGGTCGAGCGGGCGGTCGCCGCGCTGACCGAGGCGCTCGTCCCGCACGAGACGCCCGACGGTGTGCTGCTCGGCGCGGCCACCTGGCTGGTCACCGCGCGCCGGCCGTGA
- a CDS encoding sulfite oxidase-like oxidoreductase: MGIVTPGFQGRARSADEKLPPGQYLVEDFPVLSAGPTPRVRLENWRFTVTTETGQKHEWTWADLKALPSETPTVDIHCVTRWSKFGTSWRGVSLDTLLADVDTAADYVMAESHGGYTTNLPLEDLLDGQAWIAYEFEGEDLPAEHGGPARLLVPHLYFWKSAKWVKGLRLMLDDDLGFWEAAGYHSYGDPWREQRYQGD; the protein is encoded by the coding sequence ATGGGGATTGTGACACCCGGGTTCCAGGGCCGGGCGCGGTCGGCGGACGAGAAGCTGCCGCCGGGGCAGTACCTGGTGGAGGACTTCCCCGTCCTCTCCGCCGGGCCGACGCCCCGGGTGCGGCTGGAGAACTGGCGCTTCACGGTCACCACCGAGACCGGGCAGAAGCACGAGTGGACGTGGGCGGACCTCAAGGCGCTGCCGTCGGAGACGCCGACGGTGGACATCCACTGCGTGACGCGGTGGTCGAAGTTCGGCACCAGCTGGCGCGGCGTCTCGCTGGACACCCTGCTGGCGGACGTGGACACGGCCGCCGACTACGTGATGGCCGAATCCCACGGCGGGTACACGACGAACCTGCCGCTGGAGGACCTGCTCGACGGCCAGGCGTGGATCGCCTACGAGTTCGAGGGCGAGGACCTGCCGGCCGAGCACGGCGGCCCGGCCCGGCTGCTGGTGCCGCACCTGTACTTCTGGAAGTCGGCGAAGTGGGTCAAGGGCCTGCGGCTGATGCTGGACGACGACCTGGGGTTCTGGGAGGCCGCGGGCTACCACAGCTACGGCGACCCGTGGCGCGAGCAGCGCTACCAGGGGGACTGA
- the groL gene encoding chaperonin GroEL (60 kDa chaperone family; promotes refolding of misfolded polypeptides especially under stressful conditions; forms two stacked rings of heptamers to form a barrel-shaped 14mer; ends can be capped by GroES; misfolded proteins enter the barrel where they are refolded when GroES binds), whose protein sequence is MAKELRFGADARDLLLSGVDKLAEAVKSTLGPKGRNVIIEKITGSPVVTNDGVTIAREIHLKNQFENMGAQLVKEAAIKTNDVVGDGTTTATVLAQAIVREGMAAIARGGNPVLVKRGIDHAVGRLVEHLEKVAHPVVTEHDYARVAAISANDDDAVGAVIAKALHTVGDTGVVTVEEAPRIGMTVDFVEGFEFDNGYLSPYLVTDPGRLEAVLDEPYILMCSEKITKVQQLMPLLDKVMRAPRPLVVIAETVEGTALSMLVHNHVNGTFQACAIRAPGFGDRRLHKLEDLAAVVGGAVLSRQSGFTLETMTLEHLGRARQVRVTENKTTIVGGAGSADDVEFRVTQLRAELERAQFGVDEDVLTERIGALTGKVAMIHVGAATPAELKELQHRVEDALSATRAAMAEGIVAGGGAALLHAEKVLADTGLAGDYATGAEIVRRALAEPARLIAANAGYPADEVVARTRDLGQDEGFDALLDRYGNMIEMGIIDPLRVCRSALQNGASVAGLLLTTNSLVAEEQTPWGGSPALMTEFGPLDEGLHQPSPDSSTPQSLGMGPSVG, encoded by the coding sequence ATGGCGAAGGAACTGCGGTTCGGCGCGGACGCCCGGGACCTGCTGCTGTCCGGTGTGGACAAGCTGGCCGAGGCGGTGAAGTCGACGCTGGGCCCCAAGGGGCGCAACGTGATCATCGAGAAGATCACCGGTTCGCCGGTGGTCACCAACGACGGCGTCACCATCGCCCGGGAGATCCACCTGAAGAACCAGTTCGAGAACATGGGCGCGCAGCTGGTCAAGGAAGCCGCGATCAAGACCAACGACGTGGTCGGCGACGGGACCACCACGGCGACGGTGCTCGCCCAGGCCATCGTGCGGGAGGGCATGGCGGCGATCGCGCGCGGCGGCAACCCGGTGCTGGTCAAGCGCGGCATCGACCACGCCGTCGGCCGTCTCGTCGAGCACCTGGAGAAGGTCGCGCACCCGGTGGTCACCGAGCACGACTACGCCCGGGTCGCGGCCATCTCGGCCAACGACGACGACGCGGTCGGCGCGGTCATCGCGAAGGCGCTGCACACCGTCGGCGACACCGGCGTGGTCACCGTCGAGGAGGCCCCGCGGATCGGGATGACCGTCGACTTCGTGGAGGGGTTCGAGTTCGACAACGGCTACCTCTCGCCGTACCTGGTCACCGACCCCGGGCGGCTGGAGGCGGTGCTCGACGAGCCCTACATCCTCATGTGCAGCGAGAAGATCACCAAGGTGCAGCAGCTGATGCCGTTGCTGGACAAGGTGATGCGCGCGCCGCGGCCCCTGGTGGTGATCGCCGAGACGGTCGAGGGCACCGCGCTGAGCATGCTCGTGCACAACCACGTCAACGGCACCTTCCAGGCGTGCGCGATCCGGGCGCCCGGCTTCGGCGACCGGCGGCTGCACAAGCTGGAGGACCTCGCCGCGGTCGTCGGGGGCGCGGTGCTGTCCAGGCAGTCCGGGTTCACGCTGGAGACGATGACGCTGGAGCACCTCGGGCGGGCCCGGCAGGTGCGGGTGACCGAGAACAAGACCACCATCGTCGGCGGGGCGGGGTCCGCCGACGACGTCGAGTTCCGCGTCACCCAGCTGCGGGCGGAGCTGGAGCGCGCCCAGTTCGGGGTGGACGAGGACGTCCTGACCGAACGCATCGGCGCGCTGACCGGGAAGGTCGCGATGATCCACGTCGGCGCGGCCACTCCGGCCGAGCTGAAGGAGTTGCAGCACCGGGTCGAGGACGCGTTGTCCGCGACCAGGGCGGCGATGGCGGAGGGCATCGTCGCCGGTGGCGGGGCGGCGTTGCTGCACGCCGAGAAGGTGCTGGCCGACACCGGCCTGGCCGGTGACTACGCCACCGGGGCGGAGATCGTGCGGCGGGCGCTGGCCGAACCGGCGCGGCTGATCGCGGCCAACGCCGGCTACCCGGCCGACGAGGTGGTGGCGCGCACGCGCGACCTCGGCCAGGACGAGGGTTTCGACGCGTTGCTCGACCGCTACGGCAACATGATCGAGATGGGGATCATCGATCCCCTGCGGGTGTGCCGCTCGGCGCTGCAGAACGGCGCCTCGGTGGCCGGGCTGCTGCTCACGACCAACTCGCTGGTCGCCGAGGAGCAGACCCCGTGGGGCGGCAGCCCCGCGCTGATGACCGAGTTCGGTCCGCTGGACGAGGGGCTGCACCAGCCCTCGCCCGATTCCTCTACGCCGCAGTCGCTCGGGATGGGCCCGTCGGTGGGTTGA
- a CDS encoding CGNR zinc finger domain-containing protein — MAYSRPAAPDDLRPLEVFGNSARFLHGEDHFGTPGSARGWLAEHQLGELTLDERDLARLVRFRETLRDHLDGADVAAELNDFAASTVAGPRWPGPALAPAGEGVDGLIARLLDVLFRAEVTGRARRLKPCRAPECRWLFYDRSPAGNSVWCSMDICGARHKMRAYRSRA, encoded by the coding sequence ATGGCCTACTCGCGCCCCGCCGCGCCGGACGATCTGCGTCCGCTCGAGGTGTTCGGCAACTCGGCGCGCTTCCTCCACGGCGAGGACCACTTCGGCACGCCCGGGTCGGCCCGCGGCTGGCTGGCCGAGCACCAACTGGGCGAGCTGACCCTGGACGAGCGGGATCTGGCGCGGCTGGTCCGGTTCCGCGAGACGCTGCGCGACCACCTGGACGGCGCGGACGTCGCCGCCGAGCTGAACGACTTCGCAGCCTCGACCGTCGCCGGGCCGCGCTGGCCGGGTCCCGCGCTGGCCCCGGCGGGCGAGGGCGTCGACGGCCTCATCGCGCGGCTGCTCGACGTGCTGTTCCGCGCCGAGGTGACCGGCCGCGCGCGGCGGCTGAAGCCGTGCCGCGCGCCGGAGTGCCGGTGGCTGTTCTACGACCGCTCCCCGGCCGGCAACAGCGTCTGGTGCAGCATGGACATCTGCGGGGCGCGGCACAAGATGCGGGCCTACCGGTCCCGCGCCTGA
- a CDS encoding LLM class F420-dependent oxidoreductase, with protein MRFGVVLFTSDRGITPAAAAKAAEDAGFDSFAVPEHTHIPVRREAAHPGTGTAELPDDRYLRTLDPWVALATAASVTTRITLSTAVALPAEHDPITLAKTIASLDHLSGGRVVLGAGFGWNVDELTDHGVPAGQRRAVVREYLEAMRALWTDEEAAYEGAHVRFGPSWAWPKPAGEVPVVIGAGGTERTFAWIARSADGWLTTPRDHELDDKVRLLRKIWQDAGRVGEPRVVALAGRPDAEVLAHWRSLGVTEVLFGLPDRDADQVAAYIAKLGERLRLG; from the coding sequence GTGCGGTTCGGGGTCGTGTTGTTCACCAGTGACCGCGGGATCACGCCCGCCGCGGCGGCGAAGGCGGCCGAGGACGCCGGGTTCGACTCGTTCGCGGTGCCGGAGCACACGCACATCCCGGTCCGGCGGGAGGCGGCGCACCCGGGCACCGGCACCGCCGAGCTGCCCGACGACCGGTACCTGCGCACCCTGGACCCGTGGGTCGCCCTCGCCACGGCGGCCTCGGTGACGACGCGGATCACTCTGTCGACCGCGGTCGCGCTGCCCGCCGAGCACGACCCGATCACCCTGGCCAAGACGATCGCCTCGCTCGACCACCTGTCCGGCGGCCGGGTCGTGCTCGGCGCCGGGTTCGGGTGGAACGTCGACGAGCTGACCGACCACGGCGTCCCGGCCGGGCAGCGGCGCGCGGTGGTGCGCGAGTACCTGGAGGCGATGCGGGCGCTGTGGACCGACGAGGAGGCCGCCTACGAGGGCGCGCACGTCCGGTTCGGCCCGTCCTGGGCGTGGCCGAAACCGGCCGGGGAGGTGCCGGTGGTGATCGGCGCGGGCGGTACCGAGCGGACGTTCGCCTGGATCGCGCGCTCCGCCGACGGCTGGCTGACCACGCCCCGGGACCACGAGCTGGACGACAAGGTGCGGCTGCTGCGCAAGATCTGGCAGGACGCGGGCCGGGTGGGCGAGCCGCGGGTGGTCGCGCTCGCCGGGCGGCCCGACGCGGAGGTGCTCGCGCACTGGCGGTCGCTCGGGGTCACCGAGGTGCTGTTCGGGCTGCCGGACCGGGACGCCGACCAGGTCGCGGCCTACATCGCGAAGCTGGGGGAGCGGCTGCGGCTGGGCTGA
- a CDS encoding GPR1/FUN34/YaaH family transporter: MSETTHSTNVHPESVPHVQDLRAIVEAPGHPASVVVGAGGDPLILALPIFAVGSLALGIALTGVMLPLAALGAVVPIVLFATGVGLIISTVWAVLLGQTMVAGITGTFGGFWLSLGGLLLGLTHNWFGLRPEVAVQTQEMFFICWACLFVFLLVPCLRLPAVYPLIVGLVVAALALGATALHVGDASLFKFSGYVVLAFAALGFYAFVNVGLTAMGARKPFPPLGRPLLS, from the coding sequence ATGTCAGAGACAACGCACAGCACCAACGTCCATCCGGAATCCGTTCCCCACGTCCAGGACCTGCGGGCGATCGTCGAAGCTCCCGGTCACCCGGCGAGCGTCGTGGTCGGCGCGGGCGGAGATCCGCTGATCCTGGCCCTGCCGATCTTCGCGGTCGGGTCCCTGGCACTGGGCATCGCGCTGACCGGGGTGATGCTCCCGCTGGCCGCGCTCGGCGCGGTGGTGCCCATCGTGCTCTTCGCGACCGGCGTCGGGCTGATCATCTCAACGGTGTGGGCGGTGCTGCTGGGGCAGACGATGGTCGCGGGCATCACCGGCACGTTCGGCGGGTTCTGGCTGAGCCTGGGCGGGTTGCTGCTCGGCCTGACGCACAACTGGTTCGGGCTGCGGCCCGAGGTGGCGGTCCAGACGCAGGAGATGTTCTTCATCTGCTGGGCCTGCCTGTTCGTGTTCCTCCTCGTGCCGTGCCTGCGGTTGCCTGCGGTCTACCCGCTGATCGTCGGGCTCGTGGTGGCCGCGCTGGCACTGGGCGCGACGGCGCTGCACGTGGGCGACGCGTCCCTGTTCAAGTTCTCCGGGTACGTGGTCCTGGCGTTCGCCGCGCTGGGGTTCTACGCCTTCGTCAACGTCGGGCTCACCGCGATGGGAGCCCGCAAACCCTTCCCGCCGCTGGGCAGGCCGCTGCTGTCCTGA
- a CDS encoding sulfite exporter TauE/SafE family protein, producing MPADPLLTLGPWQLLFLVVAGVGAGLTGSIAGLASLVSYPALLAIGVPPVTANVTNTVALMGNTVGSAAGSRPELRGQRARLLRLCAITAVGGAAGSALLLLTPEGTFAYIVPFLIGGASILLLFSPRLAERAGRGDGGLTAGTATGAFLVAIYGGYFGAAAGVIMLALLSAAWAQPLARTNAAKNIVTGAANLVAAVVFAFTGSVLWPAAAALCLGLVAGSFVGPAVVRRLPAAPLRVAIALAGMGLAVTLAWQAWS from the coding sequence GTGCCCGCTGATCCGCTGCTCACCCTCGGCCCGTGGCAACTGCTGTTCCTCGTGGTGGCCGGTGTCGGGGCGGGTCTGACCGGTTCGATCGCCGGGCTCGCCTCGCTGGTGTCCTACCCGGCGCTGCTGGCGATCGGGGTGCCGCCGGTCACCGCGAACGTGACCAACACCGTCGCGTTGATGGGCAACACGGTCGGCTCGGCGGCCGGTTCGCGACCCGAGTTGCGCGGGCAGCGCGCCCGGTTGCTGCGGCTGTGCGCGATCACGGCGGTCGGCGGCGCGGCCGGCAGCGCGTTGCTGCTGCTCACCCCGGAAGGCACGTTCGCCTACATCGTCCCGTTCCTGATCGGCGGCGCGTCGATCCTGCTGCTGTTCTCCCCGCGGCTGGCCGAACGCGCCGGCCGCGGCGACGGCGGGCTGACCGCGGGCACCGCGACGGGCGCGTTCCTGGTCGCGATCTACGGCGGCTACTTCGGCGCGGCGGCCGGGGTGATCATGCTCGCGCTGCTGTCCGCCGCCTGGGCGCAGCCGCTGGCCAGGACGAACGCGGCGAAGAACATCGTGACCGGCGCGGCCAACCTGGTGGCCGCCGTGGTGTTCGCGTTCACCGGCTCGGTGCTCTGGCCCGCGGCGGCGGCCCTGTGCCTCGGTCTGGTCGCCGGCTCCTTCGTGGGACCCGCGGTGGTCCGCCGCCTGCCCGCGGCCCCGCTCCGGGTCGCGATCGCGCTGGCGGGCATGGGCCTGGCCGTCACGCTGGCCTGGCAGGCCTGGAGCTAG
- a CDS encoding NAD(P)-dependent alcohol dehydrogenase has product MKAVRLHAYHQQPVIEDVPEPQAKEPFDVVVKIGGAGVCRTDLHIIEEQWAEKSGVTLPYTIGHENAGWVHEIGPGVTNVAVGDTVILHPTPTCGLCHACRAGNDMHCENSVFPGIDSDGGMAEYLLTSARACIKLDPSTQPADVAALADAGITAYHAVRKAVPQLYPGTVCVVNGAGGLGHIGIQSLRALTAATVVVVDRNAEALELAAELGADHTVQADGKQVDAVLDLTGGNGAEVVLDFVAEQGAQQDAFAMTRRNGSHFVIGYGSNIDIPTIDIISTERNVIGNLVGTYNDLVELMVLAQAGKVTLHTKKYPLDAALDALADLDAGRVRGRAILTP; this is encoded by the coding sequence ATGAAAGCGGTGCGGCTGCACGCCTACCACCAGCAGCCGGTGATCGAGGACGTTCCGGAGCCGCAGGCCAAGGAGCCCTTCGACGTCGTGGTGAAGATCGGTGGCGCGGGCGTGTGCCGGACCGATCTGCACATCATCGAGGAGCAGTGGGCGGAGAAGTCCGGTGTCACGCTGCCCTACACGATCGGGCACGAGAACGCGGGCTGGGTGCACGAGATCGGGCCGGGCGTGACCAACGTGGCGGTCGGCGACACGGTGATCCTGCACCCGACGCCGACCTGCGGGCTGTGCCACGCCTGCCGCGCGGGCAACGACATGCACTGCGAGAACTCGGTCTTCCCCGGCATCGACTCCGACGGCGGGATGGCCGAGTACCTGCTCACCTCCGCCCGTGCGTGCATCAAGCTCGACCCCAGCACGCAGCCCGCGGACGTCGCGGCGCTCGCGGACGCCGGCATAACCGCCTACCACGCGGTGCGCAAGGCGGTGCCGCAGCTGTACCCGGGCACGGTGTGCGTCGTCAACGGCGCCGGCGGGCTGGGGCACATCGGCATCCAGTCGCTGCGCGCGCTGACCGCGGCCACCGTGGTGGTCGTCGACCGCAACGCCGAAGCGCTCGAGCTCGCGGCCGAGCTCGGCGCGGACCACACGGTGCAGGCCGACGGCAAGCAGGTCGACGCGGTGCTGGACCTGACCGGCGGCAACGGCGCCGAGGTCGTGCTCGACTTCGTCGCCGAGCAGGGCGCCCAGCAGGACGCCTTCGCGATGACCCGGCGCAACGGCTCGCACTTCGTCATCGGCTACGGCAGCAACATCGACATCCCGACGATCGACATCATCTCCACCGAGCGCAACGTGATCGGCAACCTGGTCGGCACCTACAACGACCTGGTGGAGCTGATGGTGCTGGCGCAGGCCGGGAAGGTCACGCTGCACACGAAGAAGTACCCGCTGGACGCGGCACTCGACGCGCTGGCCGATCTGGACGCCGGCCGCGTGCGGGGCCGGGCGATCCTCACCCCCTGA
- a CDS encoding DoxX family protein: protein MNVVLWICQGLLAALFLVSGSLKSTQSKQRMLDTGQTGVVFFPLPVIRAVAAAELAAVLGLVLPGATGIAPVLTPAAAIGLAVVMTGAAISHAKLGEYRTSAVNLLVLAVCVFVAVGRLAG, encoded by the coding sequence GTGAACGTCGTGTTGTGGATCTGCCAGGGGCTGCTCGCGGCGCTGTTCCTGGTGTCCGGATCGCTCAAGTCCACCCAGTCGAAGCAGCGGATGCTCGACACCGGCCAGACCGGGGTGGTGTTCTTCCCGCTGCCCGTCATCCGGGCGGTCGCCGCCGCGGAGCTGGCCGCGGTGCTCGGGCTGGTCCTGCCCGGGGCGACCGGCATCGCGCCCGTGCTCACGCCGGCAGCCGCGATCGGGCTCGCCGTCGTGATGACCGGGGCGGCGATCAGCCACGCGAAGCTGGGCGAGTACCGCACGAGCGCGGTCAACCTGCTGGTGCTGGCGGTCTGCGTGTTCGTGGCGGTGGGGCGGCTGGCGGGCTAG
- a CDS encoding metal-sulfur cluster assembly factor encodes MTAIEEVRACHAAVWHALGTVRDPELDEPLTDLGFVARCEVDGGRAAVELRLPTYFCAPNFAFLMVADAYDAVSAVPGVRSVEVRLVDHFAAEAINRGVAARAGFVASFAGEAVNELDELRATFVRKAVLAGTDRVCRALMKSGVDGDRLARMTLGEVPASQDRERLRARRRELGLPCGDGDPLLVDPETGEAVPPSDAARHLGFARLTRAGQEANSGVCRDMLRVRYPHIGEQEGAR; translated from the coding sequence GTGACCGCCATCGAGGAGGTCCGCGCGTGCCACGCCGCGGTGTGGCACGCGCTCGGCACGGTCCGCGATCCCGAGCTGGACGAGCCGCTCACCGATCTCGGGTTCGTCGCGCGGTGCGAGGTGGACGGCGGCCGGGCGGCGGTGGAGCTGCGGTTGCCGACCTACTTCTGCGCGCCGAACTTCGCGTTCCTGATGGTCGCCGACGCCTACGACGCCGTGTCCGCGGTGCCCGGCGTCCGGAGCGTCGAGGTGCGCCTGGTCGACCACTTCGCGGCCGAGGCGATCAACCGGGGCGTCGCGGCGCGGGCGGGGTTCGTCGCCTCCTTCGCGGGCGAGGCGGTGAACGAGCTGGACGAGCTGCGGGCCACGTTCGTCCGCAAGGCGGTGCTGGCCGGCACCGACCGGGTCTGCCGGGCGCTGATGAAGTCCGGAGTGGACGGTGACCGGCTGGCACGGATGACGCTGGGCGAGGTGCCCGCGAGCCAGGACCGGGAACGGCTCCGGGCCAGGCGCCGGGAACTCGGGCTGCCGTGCGGGGACGGTGACCCGCTGCTTGTCGACCCGGAGACCGGCGAGGCGGTGCCACCGTCGGACGCGGCGCGGCACCTGGGATTCGCGCGGCTGACGCGGGCCGGCCAGGAGGCCAACTCCGGGGTCTGCCGGGACATGCTGCGCGTGCGGTACCCGCACATCGGAGAACAGGAGGGCGCACGATGA
- a CDS encoding ferredoxin reductase → MVQGKLAWRVGRLAEVRDETPTARTLVLDVPGWPGHLAGQHVDVRLTAEDGYSTTRTYSIAAPADGERVEITVQRVPGGEVSPFLTEVFAPGDRVELRGPVGGWFVWRPASPDPVLLVAGGAGIVPLMAMVRARRQAGSRAPFKLLYSVRTPEDVYYAGELRRPEAGLDVTFVYSRKGPADWPGEPHRIGVADVNTAGWPAEFAPQCFVCGPTGFVEAVANVLVALGHDPRRVKTERFGPSGS, encoded by the coding sequence GTGGTCCAGGGCAAGCTGGCGTGGCGGGTGGGACGGCTCGCCGAGGTGCGCGACGAGACGCCCACCGCGCGCACCCTCGTGCTGGACGTGCCCGGCTGGCCGGGGCACCTGGCCGGGCAGCACGTCGACGTCCGGCTCACCGCCGAGGACGGCTACAGCACCACACGCACGTACTCGATCGCCGCGCCGGCCGACGGCGAGCGCGTCGAGATCACCGTGCAGCGGGTGCCCGGTGGCGAGGTGTCGCCGTTCCTGACCGAGGTGTTCGCGCCCGGCGACCGCGTCGAGCTGCGCGGCCCGGTGGGCGGGTGGTTCGTGTGGCGGCCGGCGTCACCCGATCCGGTGCTACTGGTCGCGGGCGGCGCCGGGATCGTGCCGCTGATGGCGATGGTCCGGGCTCGGCGCCAGGCAGGCAGCAGGGCGCCGTTCAAGCTGCTGTACTCGGTGCGCACCCCGGAGGACGTGTACTACGCCGGCGAGCTGCGCCGCCCCGAGGCGGGGCTGGACGTCACGTTCGTCTACTCGCGCAAGGGCCCGGCGGACTGGCCGGGCGAGCCGCACCGGATCGGGGTGGCCGACGTCAACACCGCCGGCTGGCCCGCGGAGTTCGCGCCGCAGTGCTTCGTCTGCGGGCCCACCGGGTTCGTCGAGGCGGTGGCCAACGTGCTCGTCGCGCTCGGCCACGATCCGCGGCGCGTCAAGACCGAACGCTTCGGGCCCAGCGGGAGCTGA